A single Paratractidigestivibacter faecalis DNA region contains:
- the dinB gene encoding DNA polymerase IV: MEKRADTARSASDAFAWEGKAIGLLDLDAFFASVEQLDHPEWRGKPVIVGGSADRRGVVSTASYEARRYGVHSAMPSWQAERLCPQAIWTQGRHDRYREMSAQVMAILYDETPLVEQVSIDEAFFDVTPGRYSRESPVDICRRVQARVGELGVTCSIGLGVNKTVAKIASEREKPRGLTVVFPGTQAAFLAPLPVSVMSGIGQATERRLQEMGVRTLGELARTDPDRLSRVFGVVGPRMALRAAGLENSVVADAATPEDAKSVSNERTFSEDLTRREDALAAIMHVAAITGRRLRRKGLKGTTVTLRVKYDASHARTAQRGLARPTDDELEFGPVAQELLDEVWTEGMPLRLVGVGLTGFGEKTVRPQQLGLFDEKAPGGHEMRDRSALSRVTDSLRDRFGDEALAYGRDLRLRDRVSDTAPMHKDEA; this comes from the coding sequence ATGGAGAAGAGAGCTGACACAGCGAGGTCCGCATCTGACGCCTTTGCCTGGGAGGGCAAGGCGATAGGCCTGCTTGACCTTGATGCCTTCTTTGCGTCGGTGGAGCAGCTCGACCACCCCGAGTGGCGTGGCAAGCCCGTCATCGTGGGCGGTTCCGCAGACCGCCGCGGGGTGGTCTCCACCGCCTCCTACGAGGCCCGGAGATACGGTGTCCACTCCGCGATGCCCTCCTGGCAGGCCGAGAGGCTCTGCCCGCAGGCCATCTGGACGCAGGGCCGCCACGACCGCTACCGCGAGATGAGCGCCCAGGTCATGGCCATCCTCTACGACGAGACTCCCTTGGTCGAGCAGGTCTCCATCGACGAGGCGTTCTTTGACGTGACGCCCGGACGCTATTCTCGCGAGAGCCCCGTCGACATTTGCCGCAGGGTCCAGGCACGCGTGGGCGAGCTCGGCGTCACCTGCTCCATAGGCCTGGGAGTCAACAAGACGGTGGCGAAGATCGCCTCCGAGCGCGAGAAGCCGCGCGGCCTCACCGTGGTGTTTCCCGGGACGCAGGCGGCCTTCCTGGCCCCGTTGCCGGTGAGCGTGATGAGCGGCATCGGCCAGGCGACGGAGCGACGCCTGCAAGAGATGGGCGTGCGCACCCTGGGAGAGCTTGCCCGCACCGACCCGGATCGCCTCTCCCGCGTCTTTGGCGTCGTGGGACCGAGGATGGCGCTGAGAGCCGCGGGGTTGGAGAACAGCGTGGTCGCGGACGCCGCCACGCCAGAGGACGCCAAGTCCGTCTCCAACGAGCGGACCTTCAGCGAGGACCTGACGAGGCGCGAGGACGCCCTCGCGGCCATCATGCACGTCGCCGCCATCACCGGGCGCCGCCTGAGGAGGAAGGGCCTCAAGGGGACGACGGTCACCCTGCGCGTCAAGTACGACGCCTCCCACGCGAGGACGGCGCAGAGGGGCCTTGCGCGCCCAACCGACGACGAGCTCGAGTTTGGCCCGGTTGCCCAGGAGCTCCTCGACGAGGTGTGGACCGAGGGAATGCCCCTGCGGCTGGTGGGCGTCGGCCTCACGGGTTTTGGCGAGAAGACCGTAAGGCCCCAGCAGCTTGGCCTCTTTGACGAGAAGGCGCCGGGCGGCCACGAAATGCGCGACCGCTCGGCGCTCTCAAGGGTTACGGACTCGCTGCGAGACCGCTTTGGAGACGAGGCCCTGGCCTATGGACGAGACCTCAGGCTGCGGGACCGTGTGAGCGACACCGCCCCAATGCACAAGGACGAGGCCTAG
- a CDS encoding sensor histidine kinase codes for MLKRLRRKFCAITLLLVGLVLVAALGSTFASAVNTQGEITRSMLEKSLEQGYAQPPTLGEGENADRAFVVTLDVSDAGVVLSRSGAAIEVSSDQMAGVIAKAIQSPSDSGHSEKLHVAWMKRQTVSGFTLALCDTTSRDGAIARQLGMDVAIFVGAMAALAVVVRILSKWALSPVERAWDQQRRFISDASHELKTPLAVICANSQILQRDASIPEGSRRWVESTAEEADHMKGLVEDLLTLARADEAAAGTTEDALRHDEVDLSSLVDEAALEFDAVAFERGCSIDSEVAEGIVVRGDADQLGRVVRTLLDNATKYAERNSLVHVRLTQAGSHAQLTVANRGPLIEPEDLEHLFDRFYRTDKARSRQETGGYGLGLAIAKSTVEAHGGKIWATSDAAEGTCFHVTL; via the coding sequence ATGCTCAAGAGGCTCCGCCGCAAGTTCTGTGCCATAACGCTGCTGCTCGTGGGGCTCGTCCTGGTGGCGGCCCTCGGCTCGACCTTTGCCTCGGCCGTGAACACCCAAGGCGAGATCACACGCTCCATGCTGGAGAAGAGCCTGGAGCAGGGCTACGCGCAGCCCCCGACCCTTGGCGAAGGCGAGAACGCGGACCGCGCCTTCGTGGTGACGCTGGACGTGAGCGACGCCGGCGTGGTCCTCAGCAGGTCGGGCGCGGCCATCGAGGTCTCGAGCGACCAGATGGCCGGCGTCATTGCAAAGGCGATCCAGAGCCCCTCCGACTCCGGCCACAGCGAGAAGCTCCACGTGGCGTGGATGAAGCGCCAGACCGTCTCCGGATTCACGCTCGCGCTCTGCGACACCACGTCGCGCGACGGCGCCATAGCGCGGCAGCTCGGCATGGACGTGGCGATCTTCGTCGGCGCCATGGCGGCCCTGGCCGTGGTCGTCCGCATCCTCTCCAAGTGGGCGCTCTCCCCCGTCGAGCGTGCCTGGGACCAGCAGCGGCGCTTCATCTCCGACGCGAGCCACGAGCTCAAGACGCCGCTCGCGGTCATCTGCGCGAACTCGCAGATCCTTCAGCGGGACGCCTCCATTCCCGAGGGCAGCCGCAGGTGGGTGGAAAGCACGGCCGAAGAGGCCGACCACATGAAGGGACTGGTGGAGGACCTTCTCACCCTGGCGCGCGCCGACGAGGCAGCCGCGGGAACCACGGAGGACGCCCTGCGCCACGACGAGGTCGACCTCTCGTCGCTCGTGGACGAGGCGGCCCTGGAGTTTGACGCCGTGGCCTTCGAGCGGGGCTGCTCGATAGACTCGGAAGTGGCTGAGGGCATCGTCGTCAGGGGGGACGCGGACCAGCTCGGCCGCGTCGTCCGGACCCTTCTGGACAACGCCACCAAGTACGCGGAGCGCAACAGCCTGGTACACGTCCGCCTGACGCAGGCGGGCAGCCACGCCCAGCTCACGGTGGCAAACAGGGGGCCACTGATTGAGCCGGAAGACCTGGAGCACCTCTTTGACCGCTTCTACCGCACCGACAAGGCGAGGAGCCGCCAGGAGACGGGCGGCTACGGCCTGGGCCTTGCCATCGCAAAGAGCACGGTCGAGGCCCATGGCGGAAAGATCTGGGCGACGAGCGACGCCGCCGAGGGGACGTGCTTTCACGTCACGCTGTAG
- the rpsP gene encoding 30S ribosomal protein S16, with amino-acid sequence MAVKIRLARHGAKKRPYYRVVVADGRMPRDGRYIEEVGRYNPLTNPKVIDINLEKVDEWISKGAQPTNAVSHLIDVARSGEVITEKKAKMSKKAAAKAAAAAEAAAEAAAEAADAE; translated from the coding sequence TTGGCAGTCAAGATCCGCCTGGCCCGTCACGGTGCCAAGAAGCGTCCGTACTACCGCGTCGTCGTCGCCGACGGCCGTATGCCGCGTGACGGCCGTTACATCGAGGAGGTCGGCCGCTACAACCCGCTGACCAACCCGAAGGTCATCGACATCAACCTCGAGAAGGTTGACGAGTGGATTTCCAAGGGTGCCCAGCCCACCAACGCCGTCTCTCACCTGATTGATGTCGCCCGCTCCGGCGAGGTCATCACCGAGAAGAAGGCCAAGATGTCCAAGAAGGCTGCCGCCAAGGCTGCCGCTGCCGCCGAGGCTGCCGCCGAGGCCGCCGCTGAGGCTGCCGACGCCGAGTAG
- a CDS encoding glutamate-5-semialdehyde dehydrogenase, producing MGEALSKARLAHEAAPVVAAAGSETRSEAIRLCAQALRDGEGKIVAANGQDLERARRDGMSLPLQDRLALTPERIAAIADAMDEVAGQSDPLGRVLSGHVLKNGLSVEKVAVPLGTVAVIFEARPNVTADALALCLRSGNACVLKGGSAAAASCEAIAELCRAAVARAGLPADAVQYVSDDKTHSQTAELLGATGLIDVLIPRGGAGLIRSCVQNAKVPTIETGTGNCHVYLHRDADVKKAVAIVANAKTSRPGTCNSAESLLVDACAAEDVLPPVLRELSRLGVELVGDELACAIAAASGVPMSAATVDDWGREYLDLKMSVCCVEDVEEAIAHVNRYGMGHSEAIVTESYAASQAFLARVDAAAVYVNASTRFTDGGVFGLGGEIGISTQKLHARGPMGAEALTTTKYLVRGSGQVR from the coding sequence ATGGGGGAGGCACTGAGCAAAGCGAGGCTCGCGCACGAGGCGGCGCCGGTGGTTGCCGCGGCCGGCTCCGAGACGCGCTCGGAGGCCATCAGGCTCTGCGCCCAGGCGCTGCGTGACGGCGAAGGCAAAATCGTGGCCGCCAATGGGCAAGACCTCGAGCGTGCCCGCAGGGACGGCATGAGCCTCCCCCTCCAGGACCGCCTGGCCCTCACCCCCGAGCGCATCGCAGCCATCGCCGACGCCATGGACGAGGTCGCCGGCCAGTCCGACCCGCTCGGCCGCGTCCTCTCCGGGCACGTCCTCAAGAACGGCCTCTCCGTCGAGAAGGTCGCGGTGCCGCTCGGCACGGTGGCCGTCATCTTCGAGGCCCGCCCCAACGTCACGGCCGACGCGCTCGCCCTCTGCCTGCGCTCGGGCAACGCCTGCGTCCTCAAGGGAGGCTCCGCCGCGGCCGCCTCGTGCGAGGCCATCGCCGAGCTCTGCCGCGCCGCCGTTGCCAGGGCGGGGCTTCCCGCCGACGCCGTCCAGTACGTGAGCGACGACAAGACCCACTCCCAGACGGCGGAGCTACTGGGTGCAACAGGCCTCATCGACGTCCTCATCCCGCGTGGCGGCGCCGGCCTCATTCGCAGCTGCGTCCAGAACGCCAAGGTCCCTACCATCGAGACGGGCACCGGCAACTGCCATGTCTACCTGCACAGGGACGCCGATGTCAAGAAGGCCGTGGCCATAGTGGCCAACGCCAAGACCTCCCGCCCCGGGACCTGCAACTCGGCCGAGTCCCTTTTGGTGGATGCCTGCGCGGCTGAGGACGTCCTGCCCCCGGTGCTGCGGGAGCTCTCCCGCCTGGGCGTCGAGCTCGTCGGAGACGAGCTGGCCTGCGCCATCGCGGCCGCGTCCGGCGTACCCATGTCCGCCGCCACCGTGGACGACTGGGGTCGCGAGTACCTCGACCTCAAGATGAGCGTCTGCTGCGTGGAGGACGTCGAGGAGGCCATCGCCCACGTCAACCGTTACGGCATGGGCCACTCCGAGGCCATCGTGACCGAGAGCTACGCCGCCTCCCAGGCGTTTCTCGCCCGGGTTGACGCCGCCGCGGTCTACGTCAACGCCTCCACGCGCTTCACCGACGGCGGGGTCTTTGGCCTGGGCGGAGAGATCGGCATCTCAACCCAGAAGCTGCACGCCCGCGGCCCCATGGGCGCGGAGGCCCTCACTACCACCAAGTACCTGGTGCGCGGCTCTGGCCAGGTGAGGTAG
- a CDS encoding ribosome maturation factor RimM — translation MRERYRVIARVEKTHGRRGEVVTVPVHGLPSLMREGLKVAVVPPQLKGSRWHTVEEATDDGRAGQLVSFADVTTIDGAQGLVGRYVLASREDLPDDFELRNVELLVGRQVSDEGLGLSGTIAEVMVGPANDVWVIDVAGEGELLLPVIDQVVGEVPEKGAIPVNAAGFYQGGADR, via the coding sequence GTGCGAGAGCGCTATAGAGTCATAGCCCGTGTGGAGAAGACCCACGGGAGAAGAGGGGAGGTCGTGACGGTTCCCGTTCACGGCCTTCCCTCGCTTATGCGTGAGGGCCTCAAGGTGGCCGTCGTGCCTCCCCAGCTCAAGGGGAGCCGCTGGCACACGGTCGAGGAGGCCACCGACGACGGCCGAGCGGGACAGCTCGTCTCGTTTGCCGACGTCACCACCATCGACGGGGCGCAGGGGCTCGTGGGCCGCTACGTCCTTGCCAGCCGGGAGGACCTGCCCGACGACTTCGAGCTCAGAAACGTCGAGCTTCTCGTCGGGCGCCAGGTCTCAGACGAGGGCCTTGGCCTTTCCGGCACCATCGCCGAGGTCATGGTCGGCCCCGCCAACGACGTCTGGGTCATCGACGTCGCGGGCGAGGGGGAGCTCCTGCTTCCCGTCATCGACCAGGTGGTGGGGGAGGTCCCCGAGAAGGGGGCCATCCCGGTCAACGCGGCGGGATTCTACCAGGGAGGTGCCGACAGGTGA
- a CDS encoding response regulator transcription factor, which produces MNVLVVEDERNLADAIVQILEDGSYNAEAVYDGRAGLAGATSGLYDAVVLDVMLPGMSGTEIVHEMRRQQVSTPVLMLTAKASLADKVEGLDAGADDYMTKPFEAEELLARLRALTRRRGDVLLDEVSFADVSLDLSTHDLSCGERKVHLSGKEFEVMSILMSSSARVVSKQDLLTRVWGADAEASENSVEAYVSFLRKKLHHVGSKVQITTLRMLGYRLEVFGD; this is translated from the coding sequence ATGAACGTGCTTGTCGTTGAGGACGAGAGGAACCTAGCGGACGCCATCGTGCAGATCCTCGAGGACGGGTCGTACAACGCAGAGGCCGTCTACGACGGCCGCGCAGGCCTCGCCGGGGCGACAAGCGGCCTTTACGACGCCGTCGTCCTGGACGTCATGCTGCCCGGCATGAGCGGCACGGAGATCGTCCACGAGATGCGCAGGCAACAGGTCTCGACACCGGTCCTCATGCTTACGGCAAAGGCCTCCCTTGCCGACAAGGTGGAGGGGCTGGACGCCGGCGCGGACGACTACATGACCAAGCCCTTCGAGGCCGAGGAGCTTCTGGCCCGCCTGCGGGCGCTCACGCGGCGCCGCGGCGACGTGCTGCTTGACGAGGTGAGCTTTGCCGACGTGAGTCTGGACCTCTCGACCCACGACCTCTCCTGCGGCGAGCGCAAGGTGCACCTCTCGGGCAAGGAGTTCGAGGTCATGAGCATCCTGATGAGCTCGTCCGCGCGTGTGGTCTCCAAGCAGGACCTGCTCACGCGCGTCTGGGGCGCAGACGCCGAGGCCTCGGAGAACTCCGTGGAGGCCTACGTCTCGTTCCTGCGCAAGAAGCTCCACCACGTGGGCTCCAAGGTGCAGATAACCACGCTGCGCATGCTCGGCTACCGCCTTGAGGTCTTTGGGGACTAG
- a CDS encoding KH domain-containing protein translates to METTGSSELEGAEAEEMPSDKVADLVEYIVCGLVDDESAVSLDVTDGESGSLIEVTCSEEDAGRVIGRKGRTIKAIRTLARALGQRVGTAVEVEVVG, encoded by the coding sequence ATGGAGACCACGGGTAGCAGCGAGCTCGAGGGCGCCGAGGCCGAGGAGATGCCCTCCGACAAGGTCGCAGACCTTGTGGAGTACATCGTCTGCGGTCTTGTCGACGACGAGTCAGCCGTCTCCCTTGACGTGACCGATGGCGAGAGCGGCTCGCTCATCGAGGTCACGTGCTCCGAGGAGGACGCAGGCAGGGTCATCGGCCGCAAGGGCCGCACGATCAAGGCGATCAGGACCCTCGCGCGCGCCCTTGGGCAGCGCGTAGGCACTGCCGTCGAGGTCGAGGTCGTAGGCTAG
- the proB gene encoding glutamate 5-kinase, with product MAAAGRLIVFKVGSSTLVDEAGSLDRVFIRSLCDQVVALRAAGNQVVVVSSGAAAAGRDALGLSSRPSDMATLQACASVGQTALTEAYAEVLRERGVLCGQVLLTRRDVVDRDAYLNARNTLTRLLELGAVPVVNENDTVSVAEFTFGDNDMLGAIVSALVGADLYIILSDVDGLYTANPSVDPTATLIPEVTQVDRSISSVAGDSSSSFGTGGMSSKVRAARGMMAAGTPTVICEGRRPRVLLDVAEGKSVGTRFRPPADATPEAGRKLWIGLAEVVHGTIELDEGAAAAVLGHGASILPVGVSRVEGTFEAGEVVNVTNPAGELIGRGVVGYSSDDMLRVRGLKLEVIARFLGEAAAVPAVHRDELLVL from the coding sequence ATGGCCGCCGCAGGCAGGCTCATCGTCTTCAAGGTCGGCTCCTCGACCCTCGTCGACGAGGCGGGCTCCCTCGACCGAGTCTTCATCCGGTCCCTGTGCGACCAGGTCGTCGCCCTTCGCGCGGCCGGCAACCAGGTCGTAGTCGTCTCCTCGGGCGCTGCCGCTGCCGGCCGAGACGCGCTGGGCCTCTCGTCCAGGCCCTCTGACATGGCGACGCTTCAGGCCTGCGCCTCCGTTGGCCAGACGGCCCTCACGGAGGCCTACGCCGAGGTGCTCAGGGAGCGCGGCGTCCTTTGCGGGCAGGTCCTTCTCACCCGTCGCGACGTCGTGGACCGCGATGCGTACCTCAACGCGCGCAACACCCTGACGCGCCTTCTGGAGCTCGGTGCCGTGCCCGTCGTCAACGAGAACGACACGGTCTCGGTGGCCGAGTTCACCTTCGGCGACAACGACATGCTGGGAGCCATCGTCTCTGCGCTGGTGGGGGCGGACCTCTACATCATCCTCTCCGACGTTGACGGCCTCTACACCGCCAACCCGTCCGTCGACCCCACGGCAACGCTCATCCCCGAGGTCACGCAGGTGGACCGCTCCATCTCCTCGGTGGCCGGGGACTCCTCCTCGTCCTTCGGCACGGGCGGCATGTCCTCCAAGGTGCGGGCCGCCCGCGGCATGATGGCGGCCGGCACCCCCACGGTCATCTGCGAGGGCAGGCGGCCGCGCGTCCTTTTGGACGTCGCTGAGGGCAAGTCGGTCGGCACGCGCTTCCGGCCGCCGGCGGACGCCACGCCCGAGGCCGGCCGCAAGCTTTGGATCGGCCTTGCGGAGGTCGTCCACGGCACCATCGAGCTCGACGAGGGCGCGGCAGCCGCGGTCCTGGGACATGGCGCCTCCATCCTTCCCGTCGGCGTCTCTCGCGTTGAGGGCACCTTCGAGGCCGGAGAGGTCGTGAACGTTACCAATCCCGCAGGGGAGCTCATCGGCCGTGGCGTCGTGGGATACTCCTCTGATGACATGCTCCGCGTCCGCGGGCTCAAGCTCGAGGTCATCGCGCGCTTCCTGGGCGAGGCCGCGGCCGTGCCCGCCGTGCACAGGGACGAGCTTCTCGTCCTGTAG
- the rsfS gene encoding ribosome silencing factor, translating into MTATSLQIAQVAAAAADSKKAEDIVLIDLSGKTDVCDYFLICTGGNNRQVDAIVDEVRAKVSKNCELQPISTEGREGLRWVLVDYGCVVIHVFTPEMRDFYRLERLWGDAPRVELDLEGAMAPGAFAAAADSSDEDDAADAQAEE; encoded by the coding sequence ATGACCGCAACCTCACTGCAGATAGCCCAGGTGGCCGCCGCCGCGGCCGACTCCAAGAAGGCCGAGGACATCGTCCTCATCGACCTCTCCGGCAAGACGGACGTCTGCGACTACTTCCTCATCTGCACCGGCGGGAACAACCGTCAGGTGGACGCCATCGTCGACGAGGTCCGCGCCAAGGTGAGCAAGAACTGCGAGCTGCAGCCCATCTCCACCGAGGGACGCGAGGGCCTGCGATGGGTGCTCGTGGACTACGGCTGCGTCGTGATCCACGTGTTCACCCCCGAGATGCGCGACTTCTACCGCCTCGAGCGCCTGTGGGGAGACGCTCCCCGCGTGGAGCTCGACCTCGAGGGCGCCATGGCTCCGGGAGCCTTCGCCGCCGCTGCCGACTCCTCCGACGAGGACGATGCGGCAGACGCGCAGGCCGAGGAGTAG
- the yqeK gene encoding bis(5'-nucleosyl)-tetraphosphatase (symmetrical) YqeK: MSDRTNGEKTARVVAYAPEQQDLLARIESAVRVQLAPKPKRLAHSLSVADCCEGLALTYGVDPFCARAAGLLHDWDKVVPAGELVSRARGLGIDMGVDLELVEPLLHGVVAARELPDVFPELPREVWRAVEVHTTAAAAMSPLDQALFVADGIEPLRPATPGIQTVRELVGKAPLEEVFWTSFVGGITYVLEGGRYLYPGTIDTYNSLAAARRNASRGPAKSA, from the coding sequence GTGAGCGACCGAACGAATGGCGAGAAGACCGCGCGGGTGGTGGCCTACGCGCCCGAGCAGCAGGACCTTCTCGCCCGCATCGAGTCCGCGGTGAGGGTCCAGCTCGCGCCAAAGCCAAAGCGCCTCGCGCACTCGCTCTCTGTCGCCGACTGCTGCGAGGGGCTCGCCCTCACCTATGGCGTCGACCCCTTCTGCGCGCGTGCGGCAGGCCTCCTGCATGACTGGGACAAGGTCGTCCCGGCAGGAGAGCTCGTCTCCCGCGCCCGGGGCCTTGGCATTGACATGGGCGTTGACCTGGAGCTCGTCGAGCCCCTGCTCCATGGCGTCGTCGCCGCGCGCGAGCTTCCGGACGTCTTTCCGGAGCTTCCCCGCGAGGTGTGGCGGGCCGTCGAGGTGCACACCACGGCGGCGGCAGCCATGAGCCCGCTCGACCAGGCCCTCTTCGTGGCTGACGGCATCGAGCCGCTGAGGCCGGCCACCCCCGGCATCCAGACGGTGCGCGAACTCGTTGGCAAGGCCCCTCTCGAGGAGGTCTTCTGGACGTCCTTCGTGGGCGGCATCACCTACGTCCTCGAGGGCGGGCGCTACCTCTATCCTGGTACCATCGACACGTACAACTCGCTCGCCGCCGCCAGGCGCAACGCCTCGCGCGGCCCCGCCAAGAGCGCCTAG
- the nadD gene encoding nicotinate-nucleotide adenylyltransferase: MCSGIDLTDLPPLGADPSRTYRLGIMGGTFDPIHYGHLVAAEQAFDDLSLDVVVFMPAGRPAFKLDKKVTSGEDRYAMTLLATSDNPHFLASRFEVDREGVTYTADTLRQLRELYPENVEFYFITGADAITEIVAWRDAEDIARLAHLVAATRPGYELDRAWDAISASGLAFDVTYLSVPALAISSSYLRERVGAGQSLRYLTPDSVTGYLHKHALYGAKSSRYGQTEEVVA, translated from the coding sequence ATGTGCTCTGGCATTGACCTCACCGACCTGCCGCCGCTGGGCGCAGACCCCTCCCGCACCTACCGGCTCGGCATCATGGGCGGCACCTTCGACCCCATCCACTACGGCCACCTCGTCGCCGCCGAGCAGGCCTTCGATGACCTCAGCCTTGACGTCGTGGTCTTCATGCCCGCAGGCAGGCCCGCCTTCAAGCTCGACAAGAAGGTGACCTCCGGCGAGGACCGCTATGCCATGACCCTTCTGGCCACCTCCGACAACCCACACTTCCTGGCCTCGCGCTTCGAGGTGGACCGCGAGGGCGTGACCTACACGGCCGACACTCTCCGCCAGCTTCGGGAGCTCTATCCCGAAAACGTCGAGTTCTACTTCATCACGGGCGCAGACGCCATCACCGAGATCGTCGCCTGGAGGGACGCCGAGGACATCGCGCGGCTGGCCCACCTCGTGGCAGCCACCCGCCCCGGCTACGAACTTGACCGCGCCTGGGACGCCATCTCGGCCTCCGGCCTTGCCTTCGACGTCACGTACCTCTCGGTTCCCGCGCTTGCCATCTCGTCGAGCTACCTGAGGGAGCGCGTGGGCGCCGGCCAGAGCCTCAGGTACCTCACGCCCGACTCCGTGACCGGCTACCTGCACAAGCATGCCCTCTACGGCGCCAAGTCGAGCCGTTACGGCCAGACCGAGGAGGTGGTCGCGTGA